A genomic segment from Bacillus sp. B-jedd encodes:
- a CDS encoding FeoB-associated Cys-rich membrane protein gives MVVNLVLGGAIFGYAGWALVRFINRSKKGKCAACSIADSCSSGTCGTSEK, from the coding sequence ATGGTTGTAAACCTTGTGTTGGGCGGAGCTATTTTCGGCTATGCCGGCTGGGCGCTTGTGCGATTCATTAATCGTTCAAAAAAGGGCAAATGCGCTGCATGTTCCATTGCCGACTCCTGTTCAAGCGGTACTTGCGGAACTTCCGAAAAATAG